In a genomic window of Zingiber officinale cultivar Zhangliang chromosome 9B, Zo_v1.1, whole genome shotgun sequence:
- the LOC122023063 gene encoding uncharacterized protein LOC122023063: protein MPFHLVYGGEAVVPVAVEIESDRVQQYDADNVERRQLELDLVDETRAKAAAQLTANWQRMRQSYNRQVIPQSFQVGDLVWKKVKPVGDVGKLEAPWARPFRIVEKLQLGAYYLEEDGRRLERPWSVNHL, encoded by the coding sequence atgcctttccacttggtgtatgggggCGAGGCAGTCGTTCCCGTCGCAGTCGAAATAGAATCTGACAGGGTGCAGCAGTACGACGCGGACAACGTCGAGCGAAGACAACTGGAGCTTGATTTGGTGGATGAGACGCGCGCCAAGGCGGCCGCTCAGCTGACAGCCAATTGGCAAAGAATGAGGCAAAGCTACAACCGGCAAGTGATTCCCCAATCCTTTCAGGTCGGtgacctagtatggaagaaggtgaagccggtcggcgacgtcggtaaGTTGGAGGCTCCGTGGGCTAGACCGTTCAGGATCGTGGAGAAGCTCCAGTTGGGAGCTTACTATTTAGAAGAAGACGGACGACGACTAGAACGTCCATGGAGTGTGAACCATCtctag